Part of the Roseobacter litoralis Och 149 genome, TGCCGCCACAACCGGGGCGGGATATTCCTGATCGCCGCTCAGACCCCATGCGCGCGGGATTGCATCATAAAACGACAGCGCGGTTTCTGAGGGCGCACGCCGCCCCTGCGCGATCCAACGCTTTACGTATTGGCGGTCCTTGTCGAACTTATCCAGCTGTGTCACGGGGTTGAACACTCTAAAATAGGGCGTCGCGTCGGGGCCAGAACCTGCAGACCACTGCCAGCCCATTGCGTTACTGGCCGGGTCCCAGTCGATCAGACAGCCCTCGAACCATTTCAATCCGATCTTCCAATCGCTCAGGAGATGTTTGGTCAGGTAACTCGCCACAATCATGCGACCCCGGTTGTGCATCCTGCCCGTCACATAAAGCTCTCGCATGGCGGCATCCACAAACTGGATACCCGTGCGCCCCTGTTGCCAGCGCATGACGGCCTCGGTCGTTTCATCCCGGTTCCAAGGGAAACTATCCCAGCCCTCTTTCCAGTTGTCCGTCAGAATGCGCGGCGTGTGGTGCATCAGGTGATAGGCAAATTCGCGCCAGACCAGTTCCTTTAGGAACGTCTCAGCGCCGGGTTTCCCCTCTTGGCGCGCGCGCAGCCCGGCGTGCCAGCATTGATGCGGGCTTATTTCTCCAAGGGCGAGGTTTTCCGACAGCCCCGATGTGCCATCGACGGCAGGCTGATCGCGGGTTGTGTCATAGCGTGCAACAATCTTGTCGATAAAAGTGCTGAGGCGCGTTTGTGCGGCGGCCTCCCCCAGCCGGACGTAGGGTGCAACCACTGCCGCGCCACGATCCATCGCAGCGCCCATGTTCCAATCGCTGAGCGCTTCGCTGCTTGGCCACGCGTCGGGTGCCGGGATCTTTGCCGGTGCCGACAGGGGCGCGTCAACATCGCGGTTTTTGACCATGTTCCAGAAGGGCGTATAGACTTTGTAAAACCCGCCCGTCTTGGTTTCCACGGTCCAGGGTTCAAACATCAGGTGCCCCCCGAAAGAGCGCGCATCGATGCCGTCCTGCTTGAGTGCCGCCTTGAGTTCGGTGTCGCGGTCCACCGCAGCCGGGTCATAGAGGCGTGTCCAGAACACGGCCCCTGCCCCCGTCTCTTGAACGAGCGTTCGGAGCGTTTCAAGCGCCGGACCGCGCCTCAGGATCAAGCGGCTGTTGAGGCCCTCCAGCGTTTCTGACAGATGGTCGATCCCAAGACCGAGACGCCATTTGGGTGCCGCACCAAGCGTCTCAACCTGATCGTCGTGGATGAATACGGGAATGACCGGATTGCCAGATTTGACGGCAGCGTTCAATGCGGGGTGATCGCTCAGACGCAGATCGCGCCGGAACCAGACCAAAACGGGAGATGTGCTCAAGCCGTAACCCTTCTGAATTTATTATAACTTTTACGCGCGCGATCCTGCCTTGGATCAGTCCTGCCGCTCACAACACCTTGTCCAGAGCATCAATCAGCTGCGCGACTTCCTCAGCGGTCGTGTAATGCGTGAAACTCAGGCGCAACACGCCAAGGCTGTCGTCGACCCCCATGCCCGAAAGCGCGCGGCCTGCATAGAAATCACCGCCACCCGCCATCACCCCATAGCGCGACAGTTCAGCTGCCACATCCTCGCCCGGACGCTCAAGCGCGAGGGCCACCGTTGGCGCGCGACCTGCGGCGTCCA contains:
- a CDS encoding cryptochrome/photolyase family protein, whose amino-acid sequence is MSTSPVLVWFRRDLRLSDHPALNAAVKSGNPVIPVFIHDDQVETLGAAPKWRLGLGIDHLSETLEGLNSRLILRRGPALETLRTLVQETGAGAVFWTRLYDPAAVDRDTELKAALKQDGIDARSFGGHLMFEPWTVETKTGGFYKVYTPFWNMVKNRDVDAPLSAPAKIPAPDAWPSSEALSDWNMGAAMDRGAAVVAPYVRLGEAAAQTRLSTFIDKIVARYDTTRDQPAVDGTSGLSENLALGEISPHQCWHAGLRARQEGKPGAETFLKELVWREFAYHLMHHTPRILTDNWKEGWDSFPWNRDETTEAVMRWQQGRTGIQFVDAAMRELYVTGRMHNRGRMIVASYLTKHLLSDWKIGLKWFEGCLIDWDPASNAMGWQWSAGSGPDATPYFRVFNPVTQLDKFDKDRQYVKRWIAQGRRAPSETALSFYDAIPRAWGLSGDQEYPAPVVAADEGRKRALEAYENRGF